A genome region from Cerasicoccus sp. TK19100 includes the following:
- a CDS encoding flavin reductase family protein — protein MILDFANLTKGQAYQVMTHCIIPRPVAWILTENENGSHNLAPYSYFQAIGSEPPTVMVSMGFKPGGVKKDTLINIERNQHYVIHIANCELADAVNLSAKPITYNESEVELCGLQTEAVDGWPLPRIQQAPVAFHCRLIQVDLISGMSVVYGEILHAWIDDNILAPAPIPNVPELPQADKLNPLARLGYMSYASLGEIFERERPK, from the coding sequence ATGATTCTCGACTTCGCCAACCTCACCAAAGGACAAGCCTACCAGGTAATGACCCATTGCATCATCCCGCGTCCCGTCGCGTGGATCCTCACGGAAAACGAAAACGGTTCGCACAACCTGGCCCCGTATTCCTATTTTCAGGCCATCGGCAGTGAACCGCCAACGGTCATGGTTTCGATGGGGTTCAAGCCAGGCGGCGTCAAGAAAGACACCCTCATCAACATTGAGCGCAACCAACATTACGTGATCCACATTGCCAACTGCGAACTCGCCGACGCGGTTAATCTCTCCGCCAAACCAATCACCTACAACGAGAGTGAAGTCGAGCTCTGCGGACTACAAACCGAAGCCGTTGACGGCTGGCCGTTGCCACGCATCCAGCAAGCGCCAGTCGCGTTTCATTGCCGCTTAATTCAGGTGGATTTAATTTCCGGCATGAGCGTCGTGTATGGCGAAATCCTACATGCCTGGATCGATGACAACATCCTCGCCCCGGCACCCATACCCAACGTGCCTGAGTTGCCACAAGCCGACAAACTAAACCCCCTCGCCCGCCTCGGCTACATGAGCTACGCCAGCCTTGGTGAGATTTTCGAGCGCGAGCGGCCGAAGTAG
- a CDS encoding sulfatase-like hydrolase/transferase — protein sequence MSSPTQRPNVILITTDQQRWDALALNRPTTELRTPRLDELAAGGLNCTRAYTTCPVCIPARRSLLSGLHPQTHGLYGYEDGLEWEAPVSTPGLLGQAGYQTQLIGKLHLYPQRKRYGYDHMIRTESPNDRWDTEVQAVNDWARALKREGITQHVNNIGIDGNGRNARPWDMEERYHHTSWLTDQAVDFITELRDPSSPFFLHLSYWAPHPPLIPPQAYWDMYANHNTVPVLGDWAPDLPWRPGTSNTGAVGPFREDEMHEAIRGYYGLVTHIDHRIDYFLSRAFGYGSPRANEPTLIIFTSDHGEMLGDHHLWRKSLPYEASARVPFFFAWRNMDLKQGSFDGLVSLEDVAATVFDLCGVELPEQYGNELDSRSLAPALRGETCHTRDRLFGECTGVGTHNYLVEGPWKYIWFAKTNEEQLFNVLEDPDELHDCSGTHADLLPQFRTHMAEYLKDRADRTYDQSALKPCENQPPRVFWEGRS from the coding sequence ATGTCATCCCCCACCCAACGACCGAACGTCATCCTGATCACCACGGACCAGCAGCGCTGGGACGCCCTCGCGCTAAACCGCCCGACCACGGAGCTGCGCACCCCGCGTCTGGACGAGCTGGCCGCTGGCGGGCTCAACTGCACGCGCGCCTACACCACGTGCCCGGTCTGCATCCCCGCACGCCGCAGCCTGCTCTCCGGCTTGCACCCGCAGACGCACGGGCTCTATGGTTACGAAGACGGTTTGGAGTGGGAGGCACCGGTCTCCACGCCCGGTCTACTCGGACAAGCCGGTTACCAAACGCAGCTCATTGGCAAGCTCCACCTTTACCCACAGCGCAAACGCTACGGCTACGATCACATGATCCGCACCGAGAGCCCGAACGATCGCTGGGACACCGAAGTGCAGGCAGTCAACGACTGGGCACGCGCCCTCAAGCGCGAAGGCATCACACAACACGTGAACAACATCGGCATCGATGGTAACGGCCGCAACGCCCGCCCATGGGACATGGAGGAGCGCTACCACCACACGAGCTGGCTAACGGATCAGGCGGTGGACTTCATTACCGAGCTTCGCGACCCAAGCAGCCCGTTCTTTTTGCACCTGAGCTACTGGGCACCGCATCCGCCACTGATTCCACCGCAGGCGTATTGGGACATGTATGCGAATCATAATACCGTGCCCGTGCTTGGTGACTGGGCACCCGATCTGCCCTGGCGTCCCGGCACATCGAACACCGGTGCCGTCGGCCCCTTCCGCGAAGACGAAATGCATGAGGCGATTCGCGGCTACTACGGTCTCGTCACCCACATCGATCACCGCATCGACTACTTCCTCTCCCGCGCCTTTGGCTACGGCTCACCCCGCGCCAATGAACCGACGCTGATCATCTTCACGTCCGACCACGGCGAGATGCTTGGTGACCACCACCTGTGGCGCAAGTCGCTGCCCTACGAGGCCTCGGCCCGCGTGCCGTTTTTCTTTGCCTGGCGCAACATGGACCTGAAGCAAGGCTCGTTCGACGGACTCGTCAGCCTGGAAGACGTCGCTGCCACGGTGTTTGATCTCTGCGGCGTCGAGCTACCCGAACAATACGGCAACGAGCTCGACAGCCGCTCTCTCGCGCCCGCGCTGCGCGGAGAAACCTGCCACACGCGCGACCGTCTCTTTGGCGAGTGCACCGGCGTCGGCACGCACAATTACCTCGTCGAAGGTCCGTGGAAATACATCTGGTTTGCCAAGACGAACGAGGAGCAACTCTTTAACGTCCTCGAAGATCCGGACGAGCTCCACGACTGCTCCGGCACCCATGCGGATTTACTGCCGCAGTTCCGCACGCACATGGCCGAATATCTCAAGGATCGCGCGGACCGCACCTACGACCAGTCCGCCCTCAAGCCCTGCGAGAACCAGCCGCCACGCGTGTTCTGGGAAGGCCGCTCGTAG
- a CDS encoding alpha-L-arabinofuranosidase C-terminal domain-containing protein, whose protein sequence is MFSRLTPTLALLVATAAHATNPVQITVHDQAQHTLDPRVFGQFLERPSWGEHGPEEATDAQGNLPPKIVGMLAEMDIPIVRWPGGTDNDYTNWSDMVSNAPGRSPERPDTVGHTGEAVTNRMGYDEYAELARELHWQTIIPVNLLDGVLLRKPLDEAALHAAGLVAYCNAPVGAKLPAGMPDWPAVRAKNGHPEPYDFQYVQLGNETWIGKWKKLFKDQFDEGDVDAQTARYLETVKAYIQAIKTVDPDIQIIMDLNFPGDNRTVFSDPYVKANVDFVAHHIYAPMRVDNKNFGHWMKGKEPVGMTSDEWEYAFNAMPGAFDEQGQCIAFGDRLDLARELGYEVAITEWNWNGWGFGSIKDQIDFNHQHAAAVGVGGYLNGMIRQGDIIKIANQSMLVGHGWGIAAIQYNKSDIEPIYYNAQGAVTTLYNKNHGDQVLSIDIENAPIREQPYMMGVNTAPGNVATVDAVATRSAHVLYLHLVNRDPSEEIELSIDLSAFQLPSTEATLLTLIGVPEKDVETEGAWIKTIETKVEVDDDQLTLTLPPSTVANVKLPIGP, encoded by the coding sequence ATGTTTTCCCGCCTAACCCCCACCCTCGCCTTACTCGTTGCCACCGCCGCACACGCCACCAACCCGGTGCAAATCACCGTGCACGACCAAGCTCAGCACACGCTGGACCCGCGTGTGTTCGGCCAGTTTCTGGAGCGCCCCAGCTGGGGCGAGCACGGCCCGGAAGAAGCCACTGATGCTCAGGGCAACCTGCCGCCCAAGATCGTGGGCATGCTCGCCGAGATGGACATCCCGATCGTTCGCTGGCCCGGCGGCACCGACAACGACTACACCAACTGGAGCGACATGGTGAGCAACGCCCCCGGCCGCAGCCCCGAGCGCCCGGACACCGTTGGCCATACCGGCGAAGCCGTCACCAACCGGATGGGCTATGACGAGTATGCCGAGCTCGCGCGCGAGCTTCATTGGCAGACGATCATTCCCGTCAATCTGCTCGATGGCGTGCTCTTGCGCAAACCGCTGGACGAGGCCGCGCTGCACGCCGCCGGCCTGGTCGCCTACTGCAATGCGCCCGTCGGCGCGAAGCTGCCCGCGGGCATGCCCGACTGGCCCGCCGTTCGCGCCAAGAACGGACACCCCGAGCCCTACGATTTCCAATACGTGCAGCTCGGTAACGAGACCTGGATCGGCAAGTGGAAAAAGCTTTTTAAGGATCAATTTGACGAAGGCGATGTCGACGCCCAAACCGCGCGCTATCTGGAAACCGTGAAGGCCTACATCCAGGCGATCAAGACAGTCGACCCCGACATCCAAATCATTATGGATCTCAATTTCCCCGGCGACAACCGCACGGTATTTTCCGACCCTTACGTAAAGGCGAATGTCGATTTCGTCGCGCACCACATCTATGCGCCGATGAGGGTGGACAATAAAAATTTCGGCCACTGGATGAAAGGTAAGGAGCCCGTCGGCATGACCTCCGACGAGTGGGAATACGCCTTCAACGCCATGCCCGGTGCCTTCGATGAGCAGGGCCAATGCATCGCCTTTGGCGACCGGCTGGACCTCGCCCGTGAGCTGGGCTACGAGGTCGCCATCACCGAATGGAACTGGAACGGCTGGGGCTTTGGCTCGATCAAAGACCAGATCGACTTCAATCACCAGCACGCTGCGGCGGTCGGCGTTGGTGGCTACTTGAACGGCATGATTCGGCAAGGCGACATCATTAAAATCGCCAACCAATCCATGCTCGTCGGCCACGGTTGGGGTATTGCTGCGATCCAATACAACAAGTCCGACATTGAGCCGATCTACTACAATGCCCAGGGTGCGGTGACCACGCTTTATAATAAAAACCATGGCGACCAGGTATTGTCTATCGACATTGAAAATGCGCCCATTCGCGAGCAACCTTATATGATGGGCGTGAACACTGCGCCGGGGAATGTTGCCACGGTGGACGCGGTCGCCACCCGCAGCGCGCACGTGCTTTACCTGCACCTCGTCAACCGCGACCCGTCAGAAGAAATTGAGCTGAGCATTGATTTGTCCGCATTCCAATTGCCAAGCACCGAAGCCACACTACTGACGCTGATAGGTGTACCTGAAAAAGACGTCGAAACCGAGGGCGCGTGGATAAAAACCATTGAAACCAAGGTTGAGGTCGACGACGATCAGCTCACTTTGACGCTGCCGCCGAGTACGGTGGCCAACGTCAAACTGCCAATCGGCCCATAG
- a CDS encoding glycosyltransferase: MEDIYLKPPEAKRSRRARKRERIALVSTHGYVAAEPPLGLPDTGGQVVYVLELAKKLAQLGYAVDIWTRRFEDQPETEKVDDHVQIIRMKCGGKEFIPKEYLYKKLPEWTENALRYIGKKKFKYAFINSHYWDAGLAGQHMAEELDIPHIHTPHSIGSWKQKLMRGDFPDDEQRLEETYNFSRRIHHENTLYRECDMVVATSPIQLDMFKDDYGIDGDKLVMIPPGYDDNRFFQISKASRESIRESMGYAPDAKVISCIGRLARNKGMDLLVDAFAVVARKHDKAILRLAVGSENDQTTEDPMLKELMEKIEAHGIQDRVILSGSLDDPDMPDFYRAADIFCLPSRYEPFGMTAIEAMACGTPTVVTTHGGLFRTLTYGVDALYADSFDAEDFGYTILKALRHPAIHNRLAYGGAHKVRSLFTWTGIAQQLLKVVEGRSTPRLEVTPAG, encoded by the coding sequence ATGGAAGATATCTACCTTAAACCACCCGAAGCCAAACGCAGTCGACGCGCGCGCAAGCGCGAGCGCATCGCACTGGTATCCACTCACGGATACGTAGCCGCCGAGCCGCCCCTGGGGTTGCCGGACACGGGAGGACAAGTGGTCTATGTGCTGGAGCTGGCGAAAAAGCTGGCACAGCTGGGTTACGCGGTCGACATCTGGACTCGGCGTTTTGAGGACCAACCGGAAACGGAAAAGGTCGACGACCACGTGCAGATCATTCGCATGAAGTGCGGCGGCAAGGAATTTATTCCCAAGGAGTATCTTTACAAAAAGCTCCCGGAGTGGACCGAGAATGCTTTGCGGTATATTGGTAAGAAAAAGTTTAAATACGCATTCATTAACTCGCATTACTGGGACGCTGGTTTGGCTGGCCAGCACATGGCGGAGGAGCTCGACATTCCCCACATCCATACGCCGCACTCAATCGGTAGCTGGAAGCAAAAGCTGATGCGCGGAGACTTCCCCGATGACGAGCAACGCCTCGAAGAGACATACAATTTCTCGCGCCGCATTCACCATGAGAACACGCTCTACCGTGAGTGTGACATGGTGGTGGCGACATCGCCGATTCAGCTCGATATGTTTAAGGACGACTACGGAATTGACGGTGATAAGCTGGTGATGATCCCACCCGGCTACGATGACAACCGTTTCTTCCAGATCAGCAAAGCGTCTCGCGAGTCTATCCGCGAATCCATGGGCTATGCGCCAGACGCGAAAGTCATCTCCTGCATTGGCCGACTGGCGCGTAACAAGGGCATGGACCTGCTGGTGGACGCCTTTGCCGTCGTGGCGCGCAAGCACGACAAGGCGATCCTGCGTCTGGCCGTCGGTTCAGAAAACGACCAGACGACCGAGGACCCGATGCTCAAGGAACTCATGGAAAAGATCGAGGCGCACGGCATACAGGACCGCGTGATCCTTTCCGGTTCGCTGGACGATCCGGACATGCCGGACTTCTATCGCGCGGCGGATATCTTCTGCCTGCCCAGTCGCTACGAGCCATTTGGGATGACGGCGATTGAAGCGATGGCCTGCGGTACGCCCACGGTGGTGACGACGCATGGTGGGCTCTTCCGCACGCTCACTTACGGCGTTGATGCGCTGTATGCCGACAGCTTCGATGCGGAGGACTTCGGCTACACGATCCTCAAGGCGCTGCGACATCCGGCGATTCACAATCGACTTGCATACGGTGGCGCGCACAAGGTGCGAAGTCTGTTCACCTGGACGGGTATTGCGCAGCAACTGCTCAAGGTGGTCGAGGGTCGCAGCACGCCACGTTTGGAAGTGACACCTGCGGGTTAG
- a CDS encoding MFS transporter, producing the protein MRVWQPYFVWGVASVFVLYQFSMQVSVAVFSKEIQTDLHATVTSVGVLTALFSVAYAMMQVPVGVMLDRWSPRLLMTISALVCAAGACVFAMSDSLVFAGLGRLLMGLGASFSFVGASFLAGRWIPKEKFALFVGLTEMTGVAGAAGFDLLSRYLESHVTWRTQIGVSAVFGFILAGTIWAVVRDHPADQPPPKHTSQSNLAKSVGELVMNRQIWLVGGFYFLSMGVLLGFAGLWNATFQYAYDLPVEEVAVANALIFLGWAIGSPVAGWLAGRYSVKKLILVGVIGHLVVTGAIFFTGMLPLGVIYLLRFGFGLFGGMNILAFAVAGRAAPASLSGTALGIINTMGFAGVTLLQTFPGLLLAGDTQAHGWPEMAHALTIYLGALTIAAIFACMLKDPNRESEQ; encoded by the coding sequence ATGCGTGTTTGGCAGCCGTATTTTGTATGGGGCGTAGCCTCGGTCTTCGTGCTGTATCAGTTTTCGATGCAGGTTTCGGTGGCTGTCTTTTCCAAAGAGATCCAGACCGACCTACATGCGACGGTGACCAGCGTGGGCGTGCTCACAGCTTTGTTTTCGGTGGCCTACGCAATGATGCAGGTGCCTGTTGGCGTGATGCTGGACCGATGGAGCCCGCGGCTGTTGATGACGATCTCCGCGCTGGTCTGTGCGGCGGGAGCCTGTGTTTTCGCAATGTCAGACAGCTTGGTTTTTGCTGGGCTGGGGCGGCTGCTCATGGGGCTGGGCGCATCGTTTAGTTTTGTGGGTGCCAGTTTTTTGGCGGGGCGCTGGATCCCGAAGGAGAAGTTCGCGCTGTTTGTCGGGCTCACGGAGATGACCGGTGTGGCCGGCGCGGCGGGCTTTGATTTACTGTCCCGCTACCTGGAATCGCACGTCACTTGGCGCACGCAGATCGGCGTATCCGCGGTGTTTGGTTTTATTTTGGCCGGCACGATCTGGGCAGTGGTCCGGGACCATCCGGCGGATCAACCGCCACCCAAGCACACCAGCCAAAGTAACTTGGCTAAAAGCGTCGGCGAGCTGGTGATGAACCGGCAGATATGGCTCGTGGGCGGGTTTTATTTTTTGAGCATGGGCGTGCTGCTGGGCTTTGCCGGTTTGTGGAACGCGACATTTCAATACGCCTATGACTTACCGGTGGAAGAGGTCGCCGTCGCCAACGCGTTGATTTTCCTGGGTTGGGCCATTGGGAGCCCGGTTGCTGGTTGGTTGGCTGGTCGCTATAGTGTTAAAAAGCTGATTCTGGTCGGTGTGATCGGGCACTTGGTTGTGACCGGGGCAATCTTTTTTACCGGGATGTTGCCGCTGGGCGTTATCTACCTGCTGCGGTTTGGCTTTGGCCTGTTTGGGGGCATGAATATTCTGGCGTTCGCGGTGGCGGGCCGAGCGGCACCGGCTTCGTTGAGTGGCACGGCGCTGGGCATCATCAACACCATGGGCTTTGCCGGGGTGACGCTTTTGCAGACCTTTCCCGGTCTGCTCCTCGCGGGGGATACGCAGGCGCATGGCTGGCCGGAAATGGCGCATGCGCTGACTATTTATCTGGGCGCTTTGACCATTGCCGCGATTTTTGCCTGCATGCTGAAGGATCCTAATCGCGAATCTGAGCAATAG
- a CDS encoding LacI family DNA-binding transcriptional regulator, producing MAQNGTPPQKARKKGASRQTSLRDIAQDLGVSLSLVSKVLSGRLGTTKVREEVKASILRRAEELNYRPNSLASALQSGRTGTIGLIVHPSGVRGSGLFEEFLRGLTAVLEQQNLRLWLRYFEDNGAFYPQWHKYSAREVDGLIVAGIHHYEMDECLIKLVEEKLPVVTAFALDTVKGIPNVNPNPDDSSYLATKHLIENGCKRIAYIDNFELRKSGYQQALKDHGIAYDAQLVNECSNENAFRPEIGAETVAQLIESGISFDALIAQSDPMAFAAVMELQRRGLHVPNDVQVIGFDNSPICELCNPKLSSVANNMRLTGEKAMEAIIDLIEERPFAHPKLPPSLTQRESTVKKKTR from the coding sequence ATGGCCCAAAACGGAACTCCACCCCAAAAGGCACGGAAGAAAGGCGCTAGTCGGCAAACCTCATTGCGCGATATTGCGCAGGACTTGGGCGTGTCCCTGTCTCTTGTATCCAAGGTGCTCAGCGGACGCCTCGGCACCACCAAAGTACGCGAGGAAGTCAAAGCGTCCATCCTCCGCCGCGCCGAAGAGCTAAACTACCGGCCCAACTCGCTTGCCTCTGCGTTGCAAAGTGGGCGCACCGGCACGATCGGCCTGATCGTCCACCCGAGCGGCGTGCGCGGCAGTGGCCTCTTCGAGGAATTTCTGCGCGGACTCACCGCCGTGTTGGAGCAGCAAAATCTCCGCCTGTGGCTGCGCTACTTCGAGGACAACGGTGCCTTCTATCCGCAATGGCATAAATACAGCGCGCGCGAGGTGGATGGGCTCATCGTCGCCGGCATTCACCACTACGAAATGGACGAGTGCCTCATCAAGCTCGTCGAGGAGAAGCTGCCCGTGGTGACTGCGTTTGCGCTCGATACCGTGAAGGGCATCCCGAACGTCAACCCCAACCCCGACGACAGTTCCTACCTGGCCACCAAGCACCTGATCGAAAACGGCTGCAAACGCATCGCCTACATTGATAATTTCGAGCTCCGCAAGAGCGGCTACCAGCAAGCGCTCAAAGATCACGGCATTGCCTACGACGCGCAGTTGGTCAACGAATGCAGCAACGAGAATGCATTCCGCCCCGAGATCGGTGCCGAGACCGTGGCCCAACTCATTGAGTCAGGCATTTCGTTCGACGCGCTCATTGCCCAGTCGGATCCCATGGCGTTTGCCGCCGTAATGGAGCTACAGCGCCGGGGCCTTCACGTGCCCAACGACGTGCAAGTCATCGGCTTTGACAACTCGCCCATATGCGAACTTTGCAATCCAAAGTTAAGCTCTGTCGCAAACAACATGCGCCTGACTGGTGAGAAGGCGATGGAGGCGATTATCGACCTGATCGAAGAACGCCCATTCGCCCACCCCAAGCTGCCCCCTTCGCTAACCCAACGAGAGAGCACCGTAAAAAAGAAAACGCGCTAA
- a CDS encoding glycosyltransferase family 2 protein translates to MKPWRRRRVERHLECIQSAFSPADDRPLLVTIVHDAQHYLPSFIEHHRELGFGHIVVLDNGSQDQTIRIAQSYDDVSIYRCRLPFREHHVVAREWALDQFGHNRWCLVADCDEHFDWPYRQHLPLHALIEHLESQGQNALVAHMIDACGESLEAEFIASPDLATFRALYPNLYLSGYQLRSFHFNTRLHRNQLAKPSLQGLMGGLRMDLFGVRDFATKTPFFHYSGSVRPLVLNSHAIFGARIAGFTGVLRHYKVVADYGESLKQIINKRYDGVSVNHYQISYAALQEKGMADFGDLIRQHARPVDELAELEPLGLVELDQPFRERIARIRQMEAANEQSAPELVSVG, encoded by the coding sequence ATGAAGCCCTGGCGCCGGCGGCGAGTAGAGCGTCATTTGGAGTGCATCCAGTCAGCCTTTTCGCCTGCGGACGACCGACCACTGCTGGTGACGATTGTGCACGATGCGCAGCATTACCTGCCATCGTTTATTGAGCATCACCGTGAGCTCGGCTTTGGCCATATTGTCGTCCTGGACAACGGCTCTCAGGATCAAACCATCCGCATCGCTCAGTCGTATGACGACGTCAGCATCTACCGCTGTCGGTTGCCATTCCGCGAGCATCACGTGGTCGCGCGCGAGTGGGCTTTGGATCAGTTTGGGCACAATCGTTGGTGCTTGGTGGCCGATTGCGATGAACACTTTGACTGGCCTTACCGCCAGCACTTGCCGCTGCATGCCCTGATTGAGCATCTGGAGTCGCAGGGGCAGAACGCGCTGGTCGCGCACATGATCGACGCCTGTGGCGAGAGCCTGGAGGCCGAGTTCATCGCATCACCGGACTTAGCGACCTTTCGCGCGCTTTACCCGAACCTTTATCTTTCCGGCTATCAGCTACGGTCATTTCATTTTAACACCAGACTGCATCGCAACCAACTGGCTAAGCCATCCCTGCAGGGTTTGATGGGTGGATTGCGCATGGATTTATTCGGCGTGCGGGACTTTGCGACGAAAACACCGTTCTTCCACTATTCGGGCAGTGTGAGGCCCCTCGTGCTGAATTCGCACGCGATTTTTGGTGCGCGTATTGCGGGGTTTACGGGCGTCCTGCGACATTACAAAGTAGTCGCAGACTACGGCGAAAGCCTGAAGCAAATAATCAACAAGCGATACGATGGTGTGTCGGTAAACCACTACCAAATAAGCTACGCTGCATTGCAGGAAAAGGGCATGGCAGACTTTGGTGACTTAATTCGCCAACACGCCCGCCCGGTTGACGAGCTTGCCGAATTGGAGCCGCTCGGTTTGGTCGAGCTGGATCAGCCTTTCCGCGAGCGCATCGCGCGGATACGCCAGATGGAAGCGGCCAACGAGCAGTCAGCGCCAGAGCTTGTTAGCGTGGGTTAG